The Oncorhynchus gorbuscha isolate QuinsamMale2020 ecotype Even-year linkage group LG04, OgorEven_v1.0, whole genome shotgun sequence genome includes the window tttgtttgtaaagtaactttactggattaaaaactctgttttcgccaagtcgcttttgggtcctcattcacctgcataacagaaggatccgaccaaggaatggacccagcgactacagatgctcgtaacactgccgtcgagatccaaggagccatgctcggcagacacgagcaggaattgtctgctgctcgccatgccgtggagaacctggccgctcaggtttccgacctctctggacagttccagagtcttcgtctcgtgccacctgttacttcctggcctgccgagcctccggaacctagggttaataacccaccttgctactccgggcagcccacggagtgccgctcctttctcacccagtgtgatattgtgttctctctccaacccaacacatactctagcgaagagctcgggttgcttacgtcatttcactccttactggccgggctcgagagtggggcacagctatctgggaggcaagggctgattgttctaacaattaccagaactttaaagaggagatgattcgggttttgaccgttcagtttttggtagggaggcttctagggccctggcttccctatgccaaggtgatcgatccataacggattactctatagagtttcgcactcttgctgcctctagtgactggaacgagccggcgctgctcgctcgttttctggagggactccacgcagtggtcaaagatgagattctctctcgggaggttccttccagtgtggactctttgattgctctcgccatccgcatagaacgacgggtagatcttcgtcaccaagctcgtggaagagagctcgcgtcaacggtgtttccctgctccgcatcgcaaccatctccctcctctggctcagagactgagcccatgcagctgggaggtattcatctcgaccaaggagagggaacggaggatcaccaaccgcctgtgcctctattgcggatttgatggacattttgtcaattcatgtccagtaaaggccagagctcatcagtaagcggagggctactggtgagcgctactactcaggtctcttcatctagatcctgtattactatgtcggtccatctacgctggaccggttcgggtgctacatgcagtgccttgattgactctggggctgagggttgtttcatggacgaagcatgggctcggaaacatgacattcctttcagacagttagacaagcctacgcccatgtttgccttagatggtagtcatcttcccagtatcagtgtcatgcaggtgaaagaggacccaaaagcgacttggcgaaaacagagtctttaatccagtaaagtaaatacaatcaaaaaacacaactttcactcgaaatgacgaggacaaactggtgactcgatcttgaacagcaggtgaacagcaggttgcctcgggaaggcacttgaaccaaacagactcagacacctgctcaccacgcagcatctgaggaaaacacgacacgacagggcgatacacaaacacagcacggtgaattctagacaaggaaccgacagggcagaaacgaataacaaggagagaaatagggactctaatcagggaaaaggatcgggaacaggtgtgggaagactaaatgattattaggggaataggaacagctgggagcaggaacggaacgatagagagaagagagagcgagagagtgagagagggagggggagagagagggatagaaagagggaaagaacctaataagaccagcagagggaaacgaatagaatgggaagcacagggacaagacaagataataaatgacaaaacatgacaatcagatttgagacactacctttaactctcacagtatctggtaaccacagtgagactatttcttttttgatttttccgttcaccttttacacctgttgttttgggtcatccctggctagtatgtcataatccttctattaattggtctagtaattctatcctatcctggaacgtttcttgtcatgtgaagtgtttaatgtctgccatccctcccatttcttctgtccccacttctcaggaggaacctggcgatttgacaggagtgccggaggaatatcatgatctgcgcacggtcttcagtcggtcccgagccaactcccttcctcctcaccggtcgtatgattgtagtattgatctccttccggggaccactcctcctcggggtagactatactctctgtcggctcccgaacgtaaggctctcgaggattatttatctgtgtctcttgacgccggtaccatagtgccttcttcctctccggccggggcggggttctttttgttaagaagaaggacggtactctgcgcccctgcgtggattatcgagggctgaatgacataacggttaagaatcgttatccgcttccccttatgtcatcagccttcgagattctgcagggagccaggtgctttactaagttggaccttcgtaacgcttaccatctcgtgcgcatcagagagggggacgagtggaaaacggcgtttaacactccgttagggcattttgagtaccgggttctgccgtttggtctcgccaatgcgccagctgtttttcaggcattagttaatgatgttctgagagacatgctgaacatctttgtttttgtctatcttgacgatatcctgattttttcaccgtcactcgagattcatgttcagcacgttcgacgtgttctacagcgccttttagagaattgtctctacgtaaaggctgagaagtgctcttttcatgtctcctccgttacttttctcggttccgttatttccgctgaaggcattcagatggattccgctaaggtccaagctgtcagtgattggcccgttccaaggtcacgtgtcgagttgcagcgctttttaggtttcgctaatttctattgAAGCGTTTCattgtaatttcggtcaagttgctgcccctctcacagctcttacttctgtcaagacgtgttttaagtggtccggttccgcccagggagcttttgatcttctaaaagaacgttttacgtccgctcctatcctcgttactccaacgtcactagacaattcattgtcgaggttgactaccttcagaggtggcgtgggagccattctatcccagcgcttccagtctgacgataaggttcatccttgcgcttatttttctcatcgcctgtcgccatctgagcgcaactatgatgtgggtaaccgtgaactgctcgccattagccctaggcgaatggcgacagtggttggaggggcgaccgttccttttgtcgtttggacagaccataagaaccttgagtacatccgttctgccaaacgacttaatgcttttgctcgttgggcgttgttttcgctcgtttcgagtttgtgatttcttaccgtccgggtagcaaaaacaccaagcctgatgccttatcccgtctgtttagttcttctgtggcttctactgatcccgaggggattcttccttatgggcgtgttgtcgggttgacagtctggggaattgaaagacaggttaagcaagcactcacgcacactgcgtccacaggcgcttgtcctagtaacctccttttcgttcctgtttccactcgtctggctgttcttcagtgggctcactctgccaagttagctggtcatcccggtgttcgaggcactcttgcgtctattcgccagcgcttttgttacagggcacagactgtgagagccgccaataaacgcaggattaagagtccaaggtattgttgcggccagagagtgtggctttccactcgcaaccttcctcttacgacagcttctcgtaagttgactccgcggttcattggtccgttccgtgtctcccaggtcgtcaatcctctcgctgtgcgactgcttcttccgcgacatcttgtcgcgtccatcctgtcttccatgtctcctgtgtcaagccctttcttcgcaccccgttcgtcttccctccccccgtccttgtcgagagcgcacctatttacaaggtatgtaagatcatggacatgcgttctcgggacggggtcaacaatacttagtggattgggagggttacggtcctgaggagaggagttgggttccgtctcgggacgtgctggaccgttcgcttattgatgatttcctccgttgccgccagggttcctcctcgagtgcgccaggaggcgctcggtgagtggggggtactgtcatgttttgtcattgattatcatgtcttgtccctgtgcttccccttctattcgtttccctctgctggtcttattaggttctttccctctttctatccctctctctccccctccctctctcactctctcgctctctcttctctctatcgttccgttcctgctcccagctgttcctattcccctaatcaatcatttagtcttcccacacctgttcccgatccttttccctgattagagtccctatttctctccttgttttccgttcctgccctgtcggatccttgtctattattcaccgtgctgtgtctatgtattgccctgtcgtgtcgtgtttccctcagatgctgcgtggtgagcaggtgtctgagtctgctacgttcaagtgccttcccgaggcaacctgcagttcttgatcaagtctccagtctgttctcgtcattacgagtagtattatgccttttgtttgtaaagtaactttactggattaaaaactctgttttcgccaagtcgcttttgggtcctcattcacctgcataacagaagaggatttaacatcaataagggatcatagctttcacctgaattacatggtcagtctgtgtcaCGGAAAgatcaggtgttcctaatgttttgaacactcagtgTACTTTTGTAAACAGCCATCCATAACAACCACAATCCATAAGGAGCAAGTtactaaatgagagagcagcggtgtgattcacatcattgctatgtagatatcaataataagttcTATCTGTATCGCCCGTAGGCTACACCTTTATTCAAATTATTGTCTTTGCATGCAGACGCGCCATTTTATTATTTTTgtgttttattaggatcccaattaGCTACAGCCAAAGTTGCAGCTGCTGTTCCTGGGTGCCATTGtcagacatagcttggactgtagcctataaaaacctattcctgctcttttgtAGCTCTTTTGTAACTTTTCGCAAACATcttttctgaatttaaaatgaatcCTAGAAGTAATCATCTAGATTTTGGTTGTTGTTCTGTATTTTTATTCTGATTACAATGTTTTAGCTGGTAATGGATTACAGTTATATTTTTCTGTAATCAGTTACATGTatcattgacacatccagcccaaaatCTAAGGTTTAAAAAAGACTTAGTAATCGCCAAAGTTCTAGAGCACGAGAACTCATTTAGACCAACTGTATTCCTGCTGCCGTTCCTCAGCTGCTATTGATTTATCCAGGAGGATAACCAGGGGAAGTTTAACCTCTGGGTCTTTGGCCGTTGGGACGTCAAGAGTGACCtacaaatacaaaaaaatatatgaaagTACACTTAGTTGCCCAAATGTTTAATTACAGTATAGTTTTCACATACACAGCGACTGCATTCCACATATTTTATTTGTGTATTTTTTTATGGGTTGAaaactctctttcctctcctactcTACATCCCTGTATTCATAATTTAGCTGGTCTTGTGCGTTCATTATATGTGTGTATTTCATCATAATATACCTTCAGTTTGTACTCTAACTTCAGTATGGAGCAGTctaggagggagacagggagttgTGGAGGGATAGTCAGCACTTTGGTCACAGTCTGTCTTGTAGAAGCCGTAACaggatctcctctctctttaatGATGTCATTGGTGTAGATGTTCCTTTTATTTTTGGCGAAGAAGCTTTGCTTTTCATATAGGTAGAAGTTGGGGGTTACTGTGCGTGTAGAGTTGTTGTGTATCTCAACAAGAATTTTTATTGCTTCACCTTATGGGGGAGACAAGGAAAGGAACTTGATTCAGTTATTGCATTTACAGAATGTACATTTCGAGACATTCTTCTCCTCAGGAGAAGTGTATGAAGGGTATCACATCGTAGCCTAATTCATTAGCAAATAAGATAGTTCACTCTCATACATTTTCCCCATTAATTTATTGCATTTCATATTTCATGTGAATATCTTGAATTTGTATATTAATTTACTGATCTCTGTTTTATTTAATACAACCCCCCTGTTCCTTATTGAATGGATTTAGATGTCATATTAAAATGACCATCATCCCTCATCACTGTTAGGCAAGCTGAAGTGGCTTTGGTTGCAGACTGACCTGATAGATACCCCATTGTCTCAATATGAATGTCCAAAGAGATATTTCCAGAGGCAAAGAATAGAATCTTGGAACCATGCTGGGGCTCCTACAAAACAAGAGATAAAAAGTAACCTGCTGATATGCATTCTGTTGCCATGGTAATTTTGGCTGTAAATAGTAAAAAAGCAGATGTAGTTCAAAAAGCAGGATGGATAATAAGAACACTTTACCCTCAGTCCAGGAATGATCATATTAGTCTTTGACAGATACGTGAACTCTGTCTTGGCTCTGTCTATCAACCAAAGCGTCCTGATCAATTTGGCCTTCAAATAGTAGGTGATTTTGCCCCATTTCCCCATGTAAGATGAAGGCATTTCTCTGAGAGGAAATGTGAAAAAAAGAAAACTCATTATCATCTATCTGTGGAAACCACTAGAAGGCCTTTTTACATAACAAAATCTGTGATTATTGTTTCCTCCAATTAAAAATATAAACCCACAAATATGTGATGGATGGAGCACTTACTTGGCTGGAATCTGGAAGGTGAAAGGATACACATGTCTCCCAGGAGAAATTATTTCAGAGCCTGAAAAAGGGGAGGCGAGACCCAACACAAACCCAGCCCATTTTAAAATGGGCAATGTAAATTCAGATTCTGCTTAATACAAAGTCATATTAGGCATatgtagtaccagtcaaaagtttggacacacctactcattcaaggggttttcttctTTAAAAGAAAaccttttttctacattgtagaataatagtgaagacaacaacacatatggaatcatgtagtaaccaaaaaagtgttaaacaaatcaccctttgacttgatgacagctttgcacacccttggcattctctcaaccagcttcacatggaatgcttttccaacagtcttgaaggagttcccacatatgctgagcacttgttggctgcttttccttcactcttcactcgtccaaatcatcccaaaccatctcaattgggttgaggtcaggggattgtggaggccaggtcatctgatagagtactccatcactctccttcttgatcaaatatcccttacacagccttggAGGTGTGTTGGCTCATTGTCCAgtttaaaaacaaatgacagtcccagtcagcgcaaatcagatgggatggcatatcgctgcagattGCTGAGGaaccatactggttaagtgtgccttgacttctaaatcacagacagtgtcaccagcatagcacccccacaccatcacacctcctcctctatgcttcacagtggaaaccacacatgcagagataatccattcacctactctgcatctcacaaagacatgtcggttggaaccaaaaatctcaaatttggactcatcagaccaacggacagatttccaccagtttaatgtcaattgctcgtgtttcttggcaagtctcttcttattattggtgtcttttagtagtggtttctttgcagcaattcggccatgaaggcctgattctcctctgaagagttgatgttaagatgtgtctgttactctaactctgtgaagcatttatttaggctgcaatttatgaggctggtaactcaaatGAGCGTATATTCTGCAGCAGAGGtttctctgggtcttcctttccagtggCGGTCCTGATGAGAGTCAGTTCCATcattgcgcttgatggtttttgcgactgcacttgaagaaactttaaaagttcttgaaatgttccggattgactgaccttcatgtcttaaagtaatgatgggctgttgtttctctttgcttatttgagctgttcttgccataatatggactttgtcttttacccaCAACTGATTGGGAAGGaaaaaaattccacaaattagcttttaacaaggcaattgaaatgcattccaggtgactacctcatgaagctggttgagagaatgcaaagagtgctaagctgtcatcacggcaaagggtggctactttgaagaatctcaaatataaaatatattttgatttgtttaaccctttttggttactatatgattccatacgtgttatttcatagttttgatgtcttcagtgttattctacaatgtagaaaatagtaaaataaagaaaaacccttgaatgaaaagaggtgtctaaacttttgactgatactgtttGTAACCTAACCTTACAGTATTCTCAACAATGGTTCTGGAATACCATTGCGTCATCAATAATTATTATTGTGAGTTAGGCTATTAAAAGTATGAAGCCTTAAACACAGAAATCTGAAGTATTACATAccatcccccttcccttcctgCAACAATATTTGAAGACTGAAGTATTTCTTCTTGCCACTGTAGTCCACAGGGTTTTGACCCTCATTTTCAGTCCATTTCACCTCAGCTttcccctttgccttgataaaaAGAGACTGGAGAGAGGTCTCCTTGGATGCTTCCAAAGTGACCCGCCCAGTGATAGTATCCCCAGCTGAAAAAGTGCCATGTTCATTAATCGTCTTGTAGTCGACTGAGAAGTGTTTTACTGCCATTGTGACAGAGTTGGTGAACTAAGCAGTCACAAGGGGCATGCACGACTCTAATGTATGATTCATGAAGCTAGACAGTGTCAGTATTCCACACAGTGTAACAGGAGATGTTACCTAGAAGCATGGAGGATGAGGACCAGAGCAGACCCTTTGAGTTCACTATGTTATTACCCTCTGGCTAAAAGTCAAGTGTGCTCTTTACTATGAACAAGGATACCAACCAGTTTGGCACCTCATTATCTAGCGGTCATGTCCCTCCATTATGGAAGTAGGCTACTTGATCTGTTTCGCGGGCCACGGCTATTCAGCCTACAAGTGGCTATGTCACAGTCACACGGGTAACTGCCGTCACCTATGTTACAAAACAATACATAATATATCTTGAGCCATATAATATAAATGTGTATAGGCTACATGCTTTTTGTTCTCCCTTAATCAGGAGAATCCTTTATTACCATGTAAAACAATATGTTAGGTATTTGGCTTGGGGTTGTATTTAAATGGCTAGACACTAATAACATAATCACTCTATAAACACTGGACCTTTTTTAGGGTGCAGGAACAATATAATTTCCTTCTTCACTTAGGTTTTATTGAATATTAGTTCAATGTAAATATTAACTGCGTTTGCCAAATATTTTACATATAGTGGTAATAATGAAAATATAAAGAAATAATGATTTTTATATGAGAAATTGTGAACATTACATTACGGTTAAATCATCCACATAAATACACTGTAAACCGAACATTGATAGATTAATAAGCATCAGAAGAGAGTAGTATTTCACTTGATCTTGCTTGCCTATAGCTGCTTGGAGGCTGACCCATCAATGTTAGGGAGTAAGGTGTAAGGTGGGGGTTCCAGCCCAAGACCTTGAGATGCAGGGAGAACAATGATGGGTAGCTTTTTGTGTAAGACAAccaagaatcactctgtgtgacTCTGATTTAGCCCagtgcagtaaaaggttaaaggcccagtgcagtcaaaagcATGACCTTATTGTGTTTTCtacatttccacactatgaggttggaataatactgtgaaattgtgaaaattatgataatgcccttttagtgtaagaggtgcttgaaaagaccacctgacaTTTAaggctgttttggtgggatggagttttggcctgcctggtgacatcaacaGGCTGTAAATTAGTTAATAAACCAATAACAAAGATAGCTCCAAACCGCTGCCAATAGCAGATAGATTTCAGCTTTTCCCTCCCCACGCAGACCATTCTCAGACGGTCCAAGCAACAGTTTTGCTTGAAAAAaggctctttgctaagaagccatttttgtttctttttgacgaTTATTAttgtaaggtacttaattgttaccctgaaataatttgatattgagataaaaaatgACTTCATTGGACCTTTAGGAAACCCTGTCTGCTACAGTATATGAAGGTAAGTGCAGTTTGATCATATGACAGTATACAGCAGTTCCACAGGTTCATACCATTAATGCAGGAAGAGATATATCTGCTTTGGAGATGAAGGTGAACTTAGTCTTGGCTGTCTTGTCCACCTTCATTGTTCTGCTCAACTTTGCCTCCAATGAGTAGAACATTTTGCCTTGCCTGGCTATGAAGGTGTTCGGTATAATTCTGAGAAATATGGGACTATAATTACTATAAGGTAATAACAGACAACATATTTGACAAATATGCATTTGTTTTTACTCGTGAAAGGGAACACGTGACTCCCTGGACTGATGTTTTCACAATATGAAAAAGATGGTCTGACTCAATCATTTTCTTTTAGCCAATGACAAGATTCCAGTAGTGTATACTGTGGTCAAATGGGGAACACTTGAACCCACAGTCAGAAAGCTGCTCTATGGGGTCATGCAGTCTTTAAGCTGGAAGCAGTCTCTGTGTGAAGTTGATTTGTAATGTCATGGTTCACAaatatttacactgaacaaaaagaaACATCCAAACATgtcaaagattttgctgagttacagttcatataaggaaatcagtccatttaaatacAATCATTATGGATTGTACGGttctgggaatacagatatgcatctgttggtcacagatacctttaaaaaaggtgacgtggatcagaaaaccagtcagtatctggtgtgaccaccacttACCACATGCAGCGCAATACATCTCCtttacatagagttgatcaggctgttgattgtggcctgctATTTTGTGCATTTTGGGGGGGATCCCCATTAGCCTAcgtcaggtattcccaaactggggtacgcacAATGCCGTATttggtacgccaaataaaaatgtgattcacatttaaatatctattattattatttttatttttttattcacatttccaaacagtccatttatattttccaatagggctatacatttgggtgagttttatttcttgcctgagtagcctcgtttcacctccaaaaatacaattaaaccatctagtgtacagtgaaataagaacACAATGTCAATACAGATAGCCTTGTCAAATAATGAAcacccaatcacattaaccattcctctctcgcgggaattccactaacggtccatatgtagccaaacgtagctgctgctcatgttggtatctgtactgaagacagggagacatagtcgAGTGGTAACGCGTGTGCAAGCAGTttctcccgacgccacttgggtacactgcagcatccaccgagaggctcttgctgccaaaggaatggctgacagcttgaaagacgttttggacactacagtgaaaatggttaactttgttaaagcaagtcccctgaactctcgtgtattttctgcactatgcaatgatatgggcagcgaccatgtagcTCTTTTagaacatacagaagtgcgctggttatcaaggggcaaagacACGTTTTTGgaattgagagacaagcttaaagttttctttactgaccatcattttaaCTTGTCTGACTGCTTGCGTTATggtgagtttctcacacgactggtctatctgggtgatgttttttctcacctgagggatctgaatctaggattacaaggactctctgcaactatattcaatgtgcaggacaaaattgaggctaagattaagaagttggagctcttctctgtctgcattaacaagacattttatgatttatttgtgtgcaaatgaactcaaactcaaagacaatgtcaaatgtgatatagcaaagcacctgagtgagttgggcgcgcaattacgcaggtagtttcccgaaacggatgacacaaacaactggattcattatctctttcatgccctgcctccagtccacttaccgatatctgaacaagagagcctcaacaaagttctgtgaaaattgaatttaaatcagatgccactgccagatttctggattgggctgcgctcagagtatcctgccttggcataTCACGCTGTTAAAAGAATGATGcactttgcaaccacgtacctacgataccgttcaaaagttgggggtcacttagaaatgtccttgtttttgaaagaaaagctattttcttttctatttttttcccactccgggatgctggccttctaggcagagttcctctgtccagtgtctgtgttcttttgcccatcttaatcttttctttttattggccagtctgagatatgtctttttcttaacaactctgcctagaaggccagcatccccaAGTCGCCTctttcactgttgatgttgagactggtgttttacaggtactatttaatgaagctgtcagttgaggacttgtgaggtgtctgtttctcataCTAGACAATCctatgtacttgtcctcttgctcagttgtgcaccagggcctcccactcctctttctattctggttagagccagtttgcgctgttctgtgaaaggagtcgtacacagagttgtacgagatcttcagtttcttgtcaatttctcgcatggaatagccttcgtttctcagaacaaaaatagactgacgagtttcagaagaatgtttttgtttctgcccattttgagcctgtaatcgaatccacaaatgcttatgctccagattctcaactagtctaaagaaggccagtttttttgtttctttaatcagaacaacagttttcagctgtgctaacataattgaaaaatggttttctaatgatcaattatccttttaaaatgataaacttggattagctaacacaacgtgccattgaacacaggagtgatggttgctgataatgggcctctgtacgcctatgtagatattccattaaaatatcagccttttccagctacaatagtcatttacaacattaacaaagtctacactgtatttctggtcaatttgatgttattttaatggacaaaatggtttattttctttaaaaaacaaggacatttctaagtgaccccaaacttttgaacggtagtgtatgtgagagtggattctcggccctcactagcaggacaactaaatacaggcacagactgtatgtggaaaattatttaagactgagactctctccaatacaaatCAACATttcagagttatgtgcatccttttcAGCGCACCcatctcattaacctgtggtgagttagtCACAATTTTTCGATTAACAAATAAGGtgttatatgtaagatggttaaataaagagctaaATTCctgattattataatatttttatTCGTGCCCTGGTCCTAAAAGagttctttgtcacttcccacgagcctgGTTGTGacaaaactcacactcattcttatgtttaacctgtctaggactggggATCCGCTAGCCCCGCAACAGCctgtgaaagtgcagggcgccaaattcaaaacaactaaaatctcataattaaaattcctcaagtaTACAAGTATTTCACACAAATTTAAAGATAAATttctcattaatccagccacagtgtctgatttcaaaaaggatttacagcgaaagcaccacaaacgattatgttaggtcaccaccaagccacagaaaaacacagccatttttccagcc containing:
- the LOC124033408 gene encoding arrestin domain-containing protein 3-like — translated: MAVKHFSVDYKTINEHGTFSAGDTITGRVTLEASKETSLQSLFIKAKGKAEVKWTENEGQNPVDYSGKKKYFSLQILLQEGKGDGSEIISPGRHVYPFTFQIPAKEMPSSYMGKWGKITYYLKAKLIRTLWLIDRAKTEFTYLSKTNMIIPGLREPQHGSKILFFASGNISLDIHIETMGYLSGEAIKILVEIHNNSTRTVTPNFYLYEKQSFFAKNKRNIYTNDIIKERGDPVTASTRQTVTKVLTIPPQLPVSLLDCSILKLEYKLKVTLDVPTAKDPEVKLPLVILLDKSIAAEERQQEYSWSK